The Natronogracilivirga saccharolytica genome includes a window with the following:
- the glmS gene encoding glutamine--fructose-6-phosphate transaminase (isomerizing), translating into MCGIAGYTGWRNASEVIIKGLQRLEYRGYDSAGMAVTGNGLEILKSAGKVVALTERNGKQGLAGTAGIGHTRWATHGEPSDINAHPHTDSHGNFAIVHNGIIENYNAIKQDLERKGHTFRSETDTEVLAHLIEEMHATGGSDFTRAVRQALSQVEGTYGIAIIHKDQPDRIIAARKGSPLLIGIGEDEYFIASDASPVVEYTQKVIYLEDEEVAVVSKDDCHVSTLKELEQSKEVYELAMSLEQIEKGGYPHFMLKEIYEQSETIADCMRGRVIASENRIQLGGLADVLDRLVNARRIVIAGCGTSWHAGLVGEYLFEYLAKVPVEVEYASEFRYREQLIGPGDVLIVISQSGETADTLAALREAKKRGALVLGICNVVGSTIARETDAGVYTHAGPEIGVASTKAFTAQVTVLAMMALLLGQQRNIISDELMKVLISELLSLPEKVSAVLENASGVEHVARLFTYSSNVLYLGRSYNFPVALEGALKLKEISYIHAEGYPAAEMKHGPIALIDEYMPVVVIAATHHTNDKMISNIEEIKARKGRIITISTNGQSGVGQLAEFNITVPPVHDCFTPLITVIPLQLLSYYIAVNRNCDVDQPRNLAKSVTVE; encoded by the coding sequence ATGTGCGGAATTGCAGGATATACAGGCTGGCGGAATGCCTCTGAAGTCATCATCAAAGGGCTGCAGCGCCTGGAGTACCGCGGATACGATTCGGCCGGAATGGCCGTCACGGGAAACGGGCTTGAAATACTGAAATCAGCGGGTAAAGTTGTCGCGCTGACCGAGCGCAATGGCAAGCAGGGCCTTGCCGGCACGGCAGGCATCGGGCACACGCGCTGGGCTACGCACGGTGAACCCAGCGATATCAATGCGCATCCCCACACAGATTCGCATGGGAACTTTGCCATCGTTCACAACGGGATCATCGAAAATTACAATGCGATCAAGCAGGACCTGGAAAGGAAGGGGCATACGTTCAGGAGTGAAACCGATACCGAGGTGCTGGCTCATCTGATTGAGGAAATGCACGCGACCGGCGGATCTGATTTCACCCGGGCCGTCAGACAGGCGCTGTCGCAGGTTGAGGGCACATACGGGATCGCCATCATCCACAAGGATCAGCCTGACCGGATTATTGCCGCAAGGAAAGGCTCGCCGCTTTTGATCGGCATCGGCGAGGATGAATATTTTATCGCATCGGATGCATCCCCGGTTGTTGAATATACCCAGAAAGTGATCTATCTGGAGGATGAGGAAGTGGCCGTTGTTTCAAAAGACGACTGCCATGTCTCGACGCTGAAGGAGCTCGAGCAGTCCAAGGAAGTGTACGAGCTGGCCATGAGCCTGGAGCAGATTGAGAAAGGCGGGTATCCCCATTTTATGCTCAAGGAGATATATGAGCAGAGCGAGACCATCGCCGACTGCATGAGGGGGCGCGTGATTGCCTCGGAGAACCGTATCCAGCTGGGCGGATTGGCCGACGTTCTGGACCGGCTGGTCAATGCCCGCCGGATTGTGATTGCAGGATGCGGAACCAGCTGGCATGCCGGTCTGGTGGGTGAGTACCTGTTTGAATACCTGGCGAAGGTGCCGGTTGAAGTGGAGTATGCCTCGGAGTTCCGATACCGCGAGCAGCTCATCGGTCCGGGGGATGTTTTGATTGTCATATCCCAGAGCGGGGAAACCGCGGATACCCTTGCGGCGCTTCGTGAGGCGAAAAAGAGGGGAGCTCTGGTGCTGGGGATATGCAATGTGGTCGGGTCGACGATCGCGCGCGAGACCGATGCCGGAGTGTATACCCACGCGGGACCGGAAATCGGAGTGGCATCCACAAAGGCCTTTACCGCCCAGGTCACGGTCCTTGCCATGATGGCGCTGCTGCTCGGCCAACAGCGGAACATCATATCAGATGAACTGATGAAGGTGCTGATCAGTGAGCTGTTGTCGCTGCCGGAAAAGGTTTCTGCCGTTCTTGAAAATGCATCCGGGGTAGAACATGTTGCCCGGCTGTTCACCTATTCATCGAACGTGCTGTATCTGGGAAGGTCGTATAATTTTCCGGTAGCACTGGAAGGGGCTTTGAAGCTGAAGGAAATATCGTACATACATGCGGAAGGATATCCGGCCGCAGAGATGAAACATGGTCCCATCGCGCTTATCGATGAGTATATGCCGGTAGTTGTCATCGCAGCTACCCATCATACCAATGACAAGATGATCAGCAACATCGAGGAAATAAAAGCCAGAAAAGGCCGTATTATCACCATTTCGACAAACGGGCAATCCGGGGTGGGACAGCTGGCCGAGTTCAATATTACCGTGCCTCCGGTCCACGATTGTTTCACTCCGTTGATTACAGTAATTCCTTTACAACTTTTATCGTATTATATTGCTGTTAACCGGAACTGCGATGTTGATCAGCCAAGAAATCTGGCCAAAAGCGTAACCGTTGAATAA